Proteins co-encoded in one Flavobacterium fluviale genomic window:
- a CDS encoding RagB/SusD family nutrient uptake outer membrane protein has protein sequence MKIKNIRYSFIAVGLLLLSSSCGEDFLTVDPKGLPLVDNYYKDETEAYSALIAAYDIMGKQSKGFENMVCMLNAGSDDFYAGGGGPGDGAGIHGFDNYKLDKINMPRSFWGDFFQGIARANILLDKLPNVKMDEAKKVRFAAEAKALRGYYYFELVRTFRNLPLITAPLSPAETYTITQSTPEEVYAQIEKDLLEAKAVLPNTVNVATEAGRFSKGSIQALLGKVYLYEGKNSLAAAEFADVNGTPGGTSMYGYKLLDNYSDLWVISNKLNSESIIEIMHTDKSNADWGFWGGGNDEGNSVNIMVGPRGYGRNDMTLPDYISGWSFNPVTQSLYDALKGDPRFNATIFDLRALKASGAANYAPGDQDTGYFLKKFMPLNSDTSQGGGAQALNYKQDTYAIRLADTYLMEAEALGGTGARAQALLDAVRARVGLGSVPVSLDAIANERRLELAGEGHRWFDLVRTGKAASVLGAEGFVAGKNEVWPIPQKDLENTKLVQNPQY, from the coding sequence ATGAAAATTAAAAATATAAGATATTCATTCATCGCAGTTGGTTTACTGCTTCTCAGCTCTTCTTGCGGCGAGGATTTTTTAACAGTAGATCCAAAGGGACTGCCATTAGTAGATAACTATTATAAAGATGAGACAGAAGCCTATTCAGCATTAATTGCTGCTTATGATATAATGGGAAAACAATCCAAAGGTTTTGAAAATATGGTCTGTATGCTAAATGCAGGTTCAGATGATTTTTATGCTGGAGGTGGAGGACCTGGAGACGGAGCAGGGATTCATGGTTTTGATAATTATAAATTAGATAAAATCAATATGCCGAGAAGTTTCTGGGGAGACTTTTTTCAAGGTATTGCAAGAGCAAATATTCTATTGGATAAGCTGCCAAATGTAAAAATGGATGAAGCTAAAAAAGTGCGCTTTGCAGCAGAAGCAAAAGCATTGAGAGGATATTACTATTTTGAATTAGTAAGAACTTTTAGAAACCTGCCATTAATTACGGCGCCGCTTTCACCAGCAGAGACTTACACGATTACGCAGTCTACGCCAGAAGAAGTATATGCACAAATTGAAAAAGATTTACTTGAAGCTAAGGCTGTTTTGCCAAATACGGTAAATGTCGCTACAGAAGCGGGACGTTTTTCTAAAGGATCTATACAAGCTTTGTTAGGTAAAGTTTATTTGTATGAAGGAAAAAACTCTTTAGCAGCTGCTGAATTTGCAGATGTAAACGGTACGCCAGGCGGAACAAGCATGTACGGTTACAAACTACTTGACAATTATTCAGATTTATGGGTTATTAGTAATAAACTTAACTCAGAGTCTATTATCGAAATTATGCATACAGATAAAAGTAATGCAGACTGGGGATTCTGGGGTGGAGGAAATGACGAAGGTAACTCGGTTAATATTATGGTTGGTCCAAGAGGTTATGGAAGAAATGATATGACATTACCAGATTATATCTCAGGCTGGAGTTTTAATCCAGTAACTCAAAGTTTATACGATGCTTTAAAAGGAGATCCGCGTTTTAATGCGACAATTTTTGATCTTCGTGCTCTAAAGGCATCTGGCGCAGCTAATTATGCACCTGGCGATCAAGACACAGGATATTTCTTAAAGAAATTTATGCCTTTGAACTCTGATACTTCTCAAGGTGGAGGAGCACAAGCTTTAAATTATAAACAAGATACTTATGCAATTCGTTTAGCAGATACTTATTTAATGGAAGCAGAAGCTTTAGGCGGAACTGGAGCTAGAGCACAGGCGTTACTAGATGCAGTGAGAGCTAGAGTTGGATTAGGTTCTGTGCCAGTTTCATTAGATGCAATTGCTAACGAAAGAAGATTAGAATTAGCAGGAGAAGGACACCGTTGGTTCGATTTAGTAAGAACTGGAAAAGCAGCTTCTGTTCTTGGTGCTGAAGGATTTGTTGCTGGAAAAAATGAAGTTTGGCCAATTCCGCAAAAAGACTTAGAAAATACTAAACTAGTTCAAAATCCTCAATACTAA